One region of Variovorax sp. J2L1-78 genomic DNA includes:
- a CDS encoding HAD family hydrolase: MKFGSARNLRSTKRSARVLRPSSAHRLPGSEALLPKLDAYAWSFEVGAVKPEPRMYAHLCEALDARPEQVVMIGDILSADYEGPIAYGMQACHLARKNISAAKAQISTLAHLQRFVPAT, translated from the coding sequence GTGAAGTTCGGTAGTGCCCGCAACTTACGCTCGACCAAACGGTCGGCGAGAGTTTTGAGACCGAGCTCAGCGCACAGACTGCCAGGCTCCGAGGCGCTTTTGCCAAAGCTCGATGCGTACGCATGGAGCTTTGAGGTTGGGGCGGTGAAACCAGAGCCTCGCATGTACGCGCATCTTTGTGAGGCCCTAGACGCGCGACCCGAACAGGTCGTGATGATCGGGGACATTCTGTCGGCAGACTATGAGGGACCGATCGCGTACGGGATGCAGGCTTGTCACCTTGCTAGGAAAAATATTTCCGCGGCGAAAGCTCAGATTTCCACGTTGGCGCATCTCCAGCGTTTTGTGCCCGCAACATGA
- a CDS encoding DUF6531 domain-containing protein, which translates to MSGATTPNPILPATGEKIRVEPDWTDAGPAALSLVRTYRSLWGPDASRPVGVLGKAWTHNHSTSLKVTVRDAAASPQAVAITTAEGYLRTFFKQAQASNWTATNGADTLTGNGPWTYHRAEDDVTQSFDTDGRLLTQTERNGWATTYAYSGGHLASVTNAFGRTLSFQYSGDQLVSVTTPDARVIGYAYDSTGRLSTVTYPDAKTRSFVYENTDFPHALTGIFDESGIRWGSFYYNEKGWASVSALAGSVELYQVIYDSSTSTRVRDPLGTIRQYSYSRALGRLAVTSSSWPSGTGEADAASRVQDATNGLITRETDFNGVRTDTTWNVARRLPTSVTRAAGTPEAQTTTTQWHATWALPVLVTEAGRTTAYTYDTQGRPLTQTVTHTAAGNKTQTTSWTYTPQGLVATETAPNGAVTSYTYDAAGNVLSATNALGHVSSYTYDSANRMLSQTAPNGLVTTYTWDARDRLLSQTVGGQQTTTLTYTPFGTIATLTLPTGLSLAYTYDAAHRLTGWSNNRGESGSFTLDAMGNRTGEQILNSAGAVAWTTARTVNNINRLTAQTEGSNQTSTFGYDANGERIRETNGLNQSTQYGLDGLRRVKTLTNAANASAGLSYNALDAVTQASDFKGVATSYTRDAQGNATAESSNDIGARSTVYDALGLPSQIVDALGQATTIQRDALGRPTQLSFADGKLTTLRYDLTGGTYNAAGAANASIGYLSEIQDRAGTTSYQRDAFGRVVRKTQALANGATGTGSYSYNAAGLLSAIQYPGGADHILQHVYDATGRLTAMNWKGQPLVTGITWNPMGQPTGWTWAFGAVSGLNGVNQATTRSYDTAGRLTNVTAGGQTVLGYVYDAAGRITSLSQLLAEPVTPNDPNSAVTTTLRSWLAGYDATGRLTASTRAAPVPRSTPPASATTRTATAPPARASSAAPPPAAATASAPTSSPASARSSAARPPAWPTATTPTAT; encoded by the coding sequence ATGTCTGGGGCCACAACTCCCAACCCCATACTCCCAGCAACAGGCGAAAAAATTCGCGTCGAGCCAGACTGGACAGACGCCGGCCCTGCTGCTCTATCTTTGGTCCGTACCTACCGTAGTCTCTGGGGCCCAGATGCCTCACGCCCAGTCGGCGTGCTCGGCAAGGCCTGGACGCACAACCACAGCACCTCGCTGAAAGTCACAGTCCGCGACGCTGCAGCATCTCCGCAGGCGGTGGCGATCACGACCGCCGAGGGCTACCTGCGCACCTTCTTCAAGCAGGCGCAGGCATCCAACTGGACCGCCACCAATGGCGCCGACACCTTGACCGGCAACGGCCCGTGGACCTACCACCGCGCCGAAGACGACGTCACCCAGTCCTTCGACACCGACGGCCGCCTGCTCACACAGACCGAGCGCAACGGTTGGGCCACCACCTACGCCTACAGCGGCGGTCACCTGGCCTCCGTCACCAACGCCTTCGGCCGCACGCTGAGCTTCCAGTACAGCGGCGATCAGCTGGTGAGCGTCACCACACCCGATGCCCGCGTCATCGGCTACGCCTACGACAGCACCGGCCGCCTGAGCACCGTCACCTACCCTGACGCCAAGACCCGCAGCTTCGTTTACGAGAACACCGACTTCCCCCACGCCCTGACTGGCATCTTCGACGAGTCTGGAATACGCTGGGGTAGCTTCTACTACAACGAAAAGGGGTGGGCGTCTGTCTCTGCATTGGCCGGCTCTGTCGAGCTCTACCAGGTGATCTACGATTCGAGCACTTCAACCAGGGTACGCGACCCGTTGGGCACCATACGCCAGTACAGCTACAGCCGCGCCCTCGGCAGACTGGCTGTTACTAGCAGCTCATGGCCCTCGGGCACCGGCGAGGCCGACGCCGCCAGCCGCGTGCAAGACGCCACTAATGGCCTCATCACCCGAGAGACGGACTTCAATGGCGTCCGAACCGACACAACGTGGAACGTCGCCCGCCGCCTGCCCACATCGGTGACCCGTGCCGCCGGCACCCCCGAAGCCCAGACCACCACCACCCAGTGGCACGCCACCTGGGCGTTGCCTGTGCTGGTCACCGAAGCCGGCCGCACCACGGCCTATACGTACGACACCCAGGGCCGCCCCCTCACGCAGACCGTCACCCACACTGCTGCCGGCAACAAGACCCAGACCACCAGCTGGACCTACACCCCACAGGGCCTGGTCGCCACCGAGACCGCCCCGAACGGCGCAGTCACCAGCTACACCTACGACGCGGCCGGCAACGTGCTCAGCGCGACCAACGCCCTGGGCCACGTCAGCAGCTACACCTACGACAGCGCCAACCGCATGCTCAGCCAGACCGCGCCCAACGGCCTGGTCACCACCTACACCTGGGATGCCCGCGACCGCCTGCTCAGCCAGACCGTCGGCGGCCAGCAGACGACTACGCTCACCTACACGCCCTTCGGCACCATCGCGACCCTCACGCTGCCCACCGGCCTGAGCCTTGCCTACACCTACGACGCAGCCCACCGCCTGACCGGCTGGAGCAACAACCGCGGCGAGAGCGGCAGCTTCACCCTCGACGCCATGGGCAACCGCACCGGCGAGCAGATCCTCAACAGCGCGGGTGCCGTCGCCTGGACCACCGCGCGCACCGTCAACAACATCAACCGCCTGACCGCCCAGACCGAAGGTTCGAACCAGACCAGCACCTTCGGCTACGACGCCAACGGCGAGCGCATCCGCGAGACCAACGGCCTGAACCAGAGCACCCAGTACGGCCTGGATGGCCTGCGCCGCGTCAAGACCCTGACCAATGCCGCCAACGCCAGCGCGGGCCTCAGCTACAACGCGCTCGACGCCGTCACCCAAGCCAGCGACTTCAAGGGCGTGGCCACCAGCTACACCCGCGATGCACAGGGCAACGCCACCGCCGAGAGCAGCAACGACATCGGCGCGCGCAGCACTGTCTACGACGCGCTGGGCCTGCCCAGCCAGATCGTCGATGCCCTGGGCCAGGCCACGACCATCCAGCGCGATGCCCTGGGCCGCCCGACGCAACTGAGCTTCGCCGACGGCAAGCTCACCACGCTGCGCTACGACCTCACCGGCGGCACCTACAACGCAGCAGGCGCAGCCAACGCCAGCATCGGGTACCTCAGCGAGATCCAGGACCGCGCCGGCACCACCAGCTACCAGCGCGATGCCTTCGGCCGCGTGGTGCGCAAGACCCAGGCGCTGGCCAACGGCGCGACCGGCACCGGCAGCTACAGCTACAACGCCGCCGGCCTGCTCAGCGCCATCCAGTACCCGGGCGGCGCCGACCACATCCTGCAGCACGTCTACGACGCCACCGGCCGGCTCACGGCCATGAACTGGAAGGGCCAGCCGCTGGTCACTGGCATCACCTGGAACCCGATGGGCCAACCGACTGGCTGGACCTGGGCCTTCGGTGCGGTCAGCGGCCTCAATGGCGTCAACCAGGCCACCACGCGCAGCTACGACACCGCCGGGCGCCTGACCAACGTCACCGCCGGTGGTCAGACCGTGCTGGGCTACGTCTACGACGCGGCCGGTCGCATCACCTCGCTGAGCCAGCTGCTGGCCGAGCCGGTGACGCCGAACGACCCGAACAGCGCCGTCACGACGACCCTTCGCAGCTGGCTGGCCGGCTACGACGCCACGGGCCGCCTGACCGCCTCAACCAGAGCGGCACCGGTGCCCCGGTCGACACCGCCGGCTTCAGCTACGACGCGAACGGCAACCGCACCGCCAGCACGCGCGTCGTCGGCGGCACCACCACCAGCCGCAGCTACAGCGTCAGCGCCAACCAGCTCACCGGCTTCAGCCAGGTCATCGGCGGCACGTCCACCAGCGTGGCCTACGGCTACAACGCCAACGGCGACATGA
- a CDS encoding RHS repeat-associated core domain-containing protein, translating into MAYGYNANGDMTGDGLRTYTYDAEGRLSTATTGATDYSPTTRYAHNALGQRVFKTEPQYPPAEGDETDAGFMQSLISFFKQLWSPSTSPSEAYGYVYAYDEEGRLIGEYGTGGAHSAGSKQYVYLPTAAGPMPIVVMADDTRYAVMADHLNTPRRATYPDGDLRWQWGYSAFGDEPPTVADRRFNKTTPLESDFSINLRYPGQYFDVESNLHYNRFRTYNPTVGRYTQGDPIGLDGGWNRFGYADANPLSYGDPLGLWSVEGGVYVGLGASMSLGRDPATGGTFMSFKFGKGFGWGAAYDPLGGRAGGTEDQSCRAGVGVGFYAEAGGNAGPVSGKVEANLGRNFFFGGGSDIYGGVQPKGSFDTNIRGIKGVAAAGVEITFFGARPSR; encoded by the coding sequence GTGGCCTACGGCTACAACGCCAACGGCGACATGACCGGCGATGGTCTGCGCACTTACACCTACGACGCCGAAGGACGCCTGAGCACGGCGACCACCGGGGCCACCGACTACAGCCCGACCACGCGCTACGCCCACAACGCGCTGGGCCAGCGGGTCTTCAAGACCGAGCCGCAGTACCCGCCGGCAGAAGGTGACGAGACCGATGCGGGCTTCATGCAGAGCCTGATCAGCTTCTTCAAGCAGCTGTGGAGCCCCAGCACGAGCCCGTCGGAAGCCTATGGCTATGTGTACGCCTATGACGAAGAGGGCCGCCTGATCGGTGAGTACGGCACGGGCGGGGCACACAGCGCGGGCAGCAAGCAGTACGTCTACCTGCCCACGGCCGCAGGGCCGATGCCGATCGTGGTGATGGCCGACGACACGCGCTATGCGGTCATGGCCGACCACCTGAACACGCCGCGCCGGGCCACCTACCCGGACGGGGATCTGCGCTGGCAGTGGGGCTACAGTGCCTTCGGCGATGAGCCGCCGACGGTGGCCGATCGGCGCTTCAACAAGACAACCCCGCTGGAGAGCGACTTCAGCATCAACCTGCGCTACCCGGGGCAGTACTTCGATGTGGAGTCCAACCTCCACTACAACAGGTTCAGGACGTACAACCCGACCGTCGGGCGCTATACCCAGGGGGATCCGATTGGGCTCGATGGGGGATGGAATAGGTTTGGGTATGCAGATGCCAACCCGCTGAGCTACGGCGACCCTCTCGGACTTTGGTCGGTCGAAGGTGGCGTCTATGTAGGGTTGGGGGCGTCCATGAGTCTCGGCCGCGATCCCGCGACCGGCGGCACATTTATGTCTTTCAAGTTTGGCAAGGGATTCGGATGGGGCGCGGCTTACGATCCACTCGGAGGTCGTGCCGGTGGCACAGAGGATCAGTCCTGTCGCGCCGGTGTCGGCGTCGGCTTCTATGCTGAAGCGGGCGGCAACGCGGGCCCCGTTTCCGGGAAGGTCGAGGCAAATCTTGGCCGCAATTTCTTCTTTGGTGGAGGCAGCGATATTTATGGCGGCGTTCAGCCCAAAGGATCCTTCGATACCAATATTCGCGGGATCAAGGGTGTTGCTGCGGCTGGAGTTGAGATCACATTTTTTGGTGCGAGACCGTCACGATGA
- a CDS encoding LysR family transcriptional regulator translates to MPSNDPSLKELDLNLLEVLDALLREQSVTRAAEALGMTQSAVSHSLSRLRVFFDDGLFVKSAQGMVGTRKAELLRQPVVDIMATVRQHILTEAGFHPARSRRAFVFAMTDVGELVFLPPLLTELRKEAPHCTVRTVQVPIEQIEGLLASGEVDLALGSIRSAPEGLYRQRLFLNTFVTVISARNMSVGCTLSLEQFQRMPQVVVSLEGKLGTAYDRLVEEQGLERNVFLTTPHFLVVPLLLERHPDLIATVPKELANAFSKYGTLRIVKPPIELPQFALSQHWHPRFHSDPAVSWLRALVKRTFEHYREPDGLSVP, encoded by the coding sequence ATGCCGTCCAACGATCCGAGCCTCAAAGAACTCGACCTCAACCTGCTGGAGGTCCTCGACGCCTTGTTGCGCGAGCAAAGCGTCACGCGCGCTGCAGAGGCGCTTGGGATGACTCAAAGCGCCGTCAGCCATTCGCTTAGCCGTCTTCGGGTGTTCTTCGATGACGGCCTCTTTGTGAAATCGGCGCAGGGCATGGTCGGTACACGCAAAGCGGAACTGCTGCGTCAGCCCGTCGTCGACATCATGGCTACCGTCAGGCAACACATCCTGACCGAGGCCGGCTTCCATCCCGCGCGCTCGCGCAGGGCGTTTGTCTTTGCGATGACAGATGTCGGAGAGTTAGTGTTCCTTCCCCCGCTGCTTACAGAGTTGCGGAAGGAAGCACCGCATTGCACGGTGCGGACCGTGCAGGTTCCCATCGAGCAAATCGAAGGGCTCCTTGCATCAGGGGAAGTGGACCTGGCCCTAGGTTCGATCAGGTCAGCACCTGAAGGCCTTTATCGCCAACGACTGTTCTTGAATACCTTCGTGACGGTCATCAGTGCTCGCAACATGTCAGTGGGCTGCACTTTGAGTTTGGAGCAGTTCCAACGGATGCCCCAGGTCGTTGTTTCCCTTGAGGGGAAGCTTGGCACAGCGTACGACAGGCTCGTCGAAGAGCAGGGTCTGGAACGCAACGTTTTCCTGACCACGCCGCACTTTCTTGTCGTGCCCCTGCTACTCGAACGTCATCCGGATCTGATCGCTACTGTTCCAAAAGAACTTGCCAACGCGTTTTCCAAGTACGGCACGCTGCGGATCGTGAAGCCGCCGATTGAGCTGCCTCAGTTCGCGTTGAGCCAACATTGGCATCCCCGATTTCACAGTGACCCCGCGGTAAGCTGGTTGCGTGCGCTGGTCAAGCGCACCTTCGAGCACTACCGGGAGCCCGATGGTCTATCGGTGCCGTAG